The following proteins are encoded in a genomic region of Sorangiineae bacterium MSr12523:
- a CDS encoding PEGA domain-containing protein has protein sequence MRPDGANMDGTARYRRWMGVGARVGVLAGAICLIQSAAYAQQPPGGAPAQAKPAATKPAPGGAAGATAPGGAAAAKPNLAEAKKQYQTGEAKFKEGDYATALAAFQASDAIKASPQNARYIALSQDKLGQYPEAVAAYERFLAEVPANMKKDGEAATARVAEIKALPGKVHVESLPASAQLTVDGKPAASPTPADLDLPPGKHALHVAADGYLAKDQDIEVAYGSKQDVKVELEAVPPPPPPPPAPVAEAPPPPPPETPAPAPRSKVPAFVTGGVALAAAGVGTVFGIMALSDKSDFDKNPTASKADDGENHALIADMAIGVAITLGITSAVLFFSAEEPAAKPAAKAAPRKLVAAPKAPPVTIRPTPIVTPHGGGAGALIRF, from the coding sequence ATGAGACCTGATGGCGCGAACATGGATGGAACCGCGCGGTACCGCCGATGGATGGGCGTTGGTGCGCGCGTTGGCGTTTTAGCGGGCGCAATCTGCCTGATTCAAAGTGCAGCGTACGCGCAGCAGCCTCCCGGCGGCGCGCCTGCACAAGCGAAGCCCGCCGCCACGAAGCCCGCTCCAGGTGGCGCCGCCGGAGCGACGGCTCCAGGTGGGGCCGCCGCCGCCAAACCCAATTTGGCCGAGGCAAAGAAGCAGTATCAAACCGGCGAGGCCAAGTTCAAAGAAGGCGATTACGCCACGGCGCTCGCAGCGTTCCAGGCGTCCGATGCGATCAAGGCGTCGCCGCAGAATGCGCGCTACATCGCCCTGTCGCAGGACAAACTCGGCCAGTACCCGGAGGCGGTCGCCGCCTACGAGCGGTTCCTCGCCGAGGTGCCTGCGAACATGAAGAAGGACGGGGAGGCGGCGACCGCGCGCGTGGCCGAGATCAAAGCGCTCCCCGGAAAGGTTCACGTGGAGTCGCTGCCGGCGAGTGCCCAGCTCACGGTCGATGGCAAGCCGGCCGCTTCGCCGACCCCGGCCGATCTCGACCTTCCGCCTGGCAAGCACGCCCTCCATGTCGCGGCCGATGGCTACCTCGCCAAGGATCAGGACATCGAGGTTGCGTATGGCTCGAAGCAGGATGTGAAGGTGGAGCTCGAGGCGGTTCCCCCTCCTCCGCCGCCGCCTCCAGCCCCGGTGGCCGAGGCCCCGCCGCCCCCGCCGCCGGAAACTCCGGCGCCCGCGCCGCGCAGCAAGGTCCCCGCGTTCGTCACGGGCGGTGTCGCGCTTGCCGCGGCCGGCGTCGGTACGGTCTTCGGCATCATGGCGCTGAGCGACAAGAGCGACTTCGACAAGAACCCGACGGCCTCCAAGGCCGACGACGGCGAGAATCACGCGCTCATCGCGGACATGGCCATCGGCGTCGCGATCACGCTGGGCATCACCAGCGCGGTTCTCTTCTTCAGCGCCGAGGAGCCGGCGGCGAAGCCCGCCGCAAAAGCTGCTCCGCGTAAGTTGGTGGCCGCCCCGAAGGCGCCGCCCGTCACCATTCGGCCGACGCCGATTGTCACCCCCCACGGCGGCGGCGCTGGCGCGCTGATTCGCTTCTGA
- the thrC gene encoding threonine synthase codes for MTYRAQFRCFSGCPGTHALTEAIYRCPTCDGLLEVHHDIEALRDRSPRQWKELFDLRYRGHEFPYGSGVWGKREWIAPQVPDDLIVSTYEGATNLFHARRLGAEIGVPELYVKQCGNAHTGSFKDLGMTVLVSVLRWALATGAHNTRVIACASTGDTSASLAAYGAIAGLPVVVLLPRGLVSPAQLVQPLAHGATVLALETDFDGCMAVIRELAKRGLIYLANSMNPLRIEGQKTVGVELTQQLEWEVPDWVVLPSGNLGNAAALYAGFRMMVDLGLTNKLPRLCVAQAENANPMYRAFVAGQEKVEPIAAKKSHASAIQIGNPVSAPRAMAALKAMNGVVEQASEDELADACARADRTGLYTDPHTGVALACTFKLRERGLIGSNDRVVVVSTANGLKFTEFKLGYHEKTLADVSPRRANLPITLPADVERIATTLQELSAKAAT; via the coding sequence ATGACCTACCGAGCCCAATTTCGCTGCTTCTCTGGTTGCCCTGGTACCCACGCCCTCACCGAAGCGATCTACCGCTGCCCCACGTGCGATGGCCTTCTCGAGGTGCACCATGATATCGAGGCCCTGCGCGATCGCAGCCCGCGTCAGTGGAAAGAGCTGTTCGATCTGCGCTACCGCGGGCACGAGTTCCCGTATGGCTCGGGCGTCTGGGGCAAGCGCGAATGGATCGCGCCGCAGGTGCCGGACGATCTCATCGTCTCCACCTACGAGGGCGCGACGAACCTCTTTCACGCGCGCCGGCTCGGCGCGGAAATCGGCGTTCCCGAGCTGTACGTGAAGCAGTGCGGAAACGCGCACACGGGCTCGTTCAAGGACCTCGGCATGACGGTCCTCGTGAGCGTGCTCCGTTGGGCGCTGGCCACGGGTGCGCACAACACGCGGGTCATTGCATGCGCAAGCACCGGTGATACCTCGGCGTCGCTGGCGGCGTACGGAGCCATCGCGGGTCTCCCGGTGGTCGTGCTCTTGCCGCGCGGCCTCGTCTCACCGGCGCAGCTCGTGCAACCGCTCGCGCACGGCGCCACGGTGCTGGCACTGGAGACGGACTTCGACGGCTGCATGGCCGTCATCCGCGAGCTCGCCAAGCGCGGGCTGATCTACCTGGCCAACTCGATGAATCCGCTCCGCATCGAGGGGCAGAAGACCGTGGGCGTCGAGCTCACGCAGCAGCTCGAGTGGGAGGTGCCCGATTGGGTCGTGCTCCCCAGCGGCAATCTCGGGAACGCCGCCGCGCTCTACGCGGGCTTCCGCATGATGGTCGACCTCGGGCTGACCAACAAACTGCCGCGCCTCTGCGTGGCGCAGGCCGAGAATGCCAATCCGATGTACCGCGCCTTCGTGGCCGGCCAGGAAAAGGTCGAACCCATCGCGGCCAAGAAGAGCCACGCGAGCGCGATTCAAATCGGCAACCCGGTGAGCGCACCGCGCGCCATGGCGGCCTTGAAGGCGATGAACGGTGTCGTCGAGCAAGCCAGCGAGGACGAATTGGCCGACGCCTGCGCCCGCGCCGATCGCACGGGGCTCTACACGGATCCGCACACGGGCGTGGCCCTCGCGTGCACCTTCAAGCTACGCGAGCGCGGCCTCATTGGTTCGAACGACCGCGTCGTGGTGGTCTCCACGGCGAATGGCCTCAAGTTCACCGAGTTCAAACTCGGCTACCACGAGAAGACGCTGGCCGACGTGAGCCCGCGGCGGGCCAACCTGCCCATCACGTTGCCCGCCGACGTGGAGCGCATCGCCACCACGCTGCAAGAGCTCTCGGCCAAAGCCGCGACGTGA
- a CDS encoding putative metal-binding motif-containing protein gives MAFRRFLVSALVVLLGMVLLLASGGCEAIITADPPGGWSCDGNFDGGICPQGQRCFNSKCIPCINGNCTVSECETTDKDGDGYFLCGHPNDTGTALIEADCDDTDPDRHPNAPLQCNGKDNNCDGIVDDPCPRGETCAPEKKACQPGGCTPGSCSPPQVCDLGTRICVVKESAKLGDKCRATAECTTGTFCADANQLGSAVVQADGICSKPCCWSSDCPTDFVCLAAGTGGNYCVRGGAIARPSLGTTSGGDICQQNAQCRSGICSDGRCQDTCCRSDQCASGTKCRAMAVRGATTSQTNWALACGVPVDNAAVEGGRCEASAGCGLLGLGSCPPCGEGVCDTNPACRKPCRNSNDCGANAICDNVTPRQQSQVSAACVAVDKKGGIQTGDGCVVDGDCVGGHCFLDSTGKKYCSDICGTDADCPKNMACRPYDSGNSRYYLRCIRPAIASAVSTPVTPISP, from the coding sequence ATGGCCTTTCGTCGCTTCTTGGTTTCGGCCCTGGTCGTCTTGCTCGGTATGGTGCTTCTCCTCGCCTCTGGTGGCTGCGAGGCCATCATCACGGCCGACCCGCCCGGCGGCTGGAGCTGCGATGGCAACTTCGATGGCGGCATATGCCCGCAAGGGCAGCGCTGTTTCAATTCGAAGTGCATCCCGTGCATCAACGGCAACTGCACCGTCAGCGAGTGTGAGACGACGGACAAGGATGGCGACGGCTACTTCCTCTGCGGGCACCCCAACGACACCGGCACCGCGCTGATCGAGGCGGACTGCGACGACACCGATCCGGATCGGCATCCGAATGCCCCGCTGCAATGCAACGGGAAGGACAACAACTGCGACGGCATCGTCGACGATCCGTGCCCGCGCGGCGAGACCTGCGCCCCGGAGAAGAAGGCTTGCCAGCCCGGCGGCTGCACCCCAGGCAGCTGCTCTCCGCCCCAGGTATGCGATCTGGGCACGCGCATCTGCGTCGTGAAAGAGTCGGCGAAGCTCGGCGACAAGTGCCGGGCTACGGCCGAATGCACGACGGGTACGTTCTGCGCGGACGCCAACCAGCTCGGCAGCGCCGTGGTCCAGGCCGATGGCATCTGCTCGAAGCCATGTTGCTGGAGCAGCGACTGCCCGACGGACTTCGTGTGCTTGGCCGCCGGCACCGGCGGCAACTACTGCGTGCGCGGCGGCGCCATCGCGCGCCCCAGCTTGGGGACGACCAGCGGCGGCGACATCTGCCAGCAGAATGCGCAGTGCCGCTCGGGGATCTGCTCCGACGGTCGCTGCCAGGACACGTGCTGCAGGTCCGACCAATGCGCCAGCGGCACCAAATGCCGCGCGATGGCCGTGCGCGGGGCCACGACGAGCCAGACGAACTGGGCCCTCGCCTGCGGCGTTCCCGTGGACAACGCCGCCGTCGAGGGGGGCCGATGCGAGGCCAGCGCCGGTTGTGGCTTGCTCGGGCTCGGGAGCTGCCCGCCGTGCGGCGAAGGCGTCTGCGACACGAACCCGGCCTGCCGGAAACCGTGCCGCAACTCGAACGATTGCGGCGCCAATGCGATCTGCGACAACGTCACACCGCGACAGCAGAGCCAGGTGAGCGCGGCTTGCGTGGCGGTCGACAAGAAAGGCGGCATCCAGACCGGCGACGGCTGCGTCGTCGATGGCGACTGCGTCGGCGGGCACTGCTTCCTCGACAGCACCGGCAAGAAATACTGCTCGGACATTTGCGGCACCGATGCCGATTGTCCGAAGAACATGGCATGCAGGCCGTACGACAGCGGAAATAGCCGCTACTATCTGCGCTGCATCCGGCCGGCCATCGCCTCCGCCGTTTCCACCCCCGTTACACCCATCTCTCCATGA